AAagctgtgacatcaccacaTCACACACGCATACACTTGTAGATATGCAAGCATAagtctgcacaaacaaacacacacacacgcatgtcaAGTGCGAGAGCTTTTTAGGCAGCCAACCCTGTGAATAGTCTTTATCAATAAGTAAAGTCCTCAGGTTTTCACTGTGGCTGCAGTTTAGAAAAGCACTTAAATCTATTTTAAACTGAGCCGGACTCTGTTCCAACAGATTCCTTTGCACAAGTACTACGAAGACAGGGAAATGCTTGTgaaatgtttctcttttaacCCCAATGCGAGAGTCCAAGGCCATGCTGATCTTGTCCCTGCATTGCTTCCTGTATTAATATATAACAATCTTGGCCCTGTCTCTCTGCTCATTCTTCATTTTTTAGAAATGACAATCTAATCTTACAGCACGTCATGCTGCTGTTACATGCAGGAATTACATTTTCAAAGAAGATGAAATGATGTTTCGGGCCACAGATTTAAAATCTCAGGTCCTCACGGCTTAGCCTACATTTTCATAAAACCCCATCTCATCGTCCCttatcttgaaaaaaaaaagaggctgtgAGCCACTTGCAAGAACAggcctgctgctgttctgcaaGGTCTCTATAGCAAAGGGCTGCTTTCTTCACTGCCAGACATGCAGTGATAACAACAAAAACTGACACTGATTTCATTAAAATTTGCAATCATTTGTTTCACTGTCATGATCCTGATTGTCTTGGCATCGCACCAGCTGCAGTGTCATGATGCATTCGCGGCAAGAAGACGTTTGTTTGCAggagcatttttttaaatcattgcCCCCCATCTGTCTGACTCCATCCCACCCTCCACAAGCCGAGAGAAGCTAGGACAGATGAAGCGACAACGGCAATATCAATGCAAAGCCAgccacactcacactgacaccgTTTGTGCAGGCGCTGAATGGATGCAGATGTGATGTTACCTTTTCCGGCGGCTCCTCCGCGCCGTGCGCTCTGGCCCCAAAAAGGGGGGAACAATTATTAGCTGCGGGCCCTCAATCACGCATTCACCGCAACAGACCGTTCCGCAAACCCGCACGAAAACGCCCCCGTGCCTTTGGCATCGATGGCCACGCCCACCACTGTCCGTCAACGGGGCTGGGCGGGGTCTGCGGTTGTCAATCTACAGCAGAAGTAGAAGTGGCTTTGAAACGcctgatctaaaaaaaaatcccacaaatATTTTATAACTACTTCCTCATTATTATAATATGACATTGGGGATTTTGGTCGATACCGAAAGTTGATGTTAAAAATACCCCAAAATATTATGTTATTTCCTATTTATCAgggtttttttaaatttaatttatttgagCCGTTTGAAGGTTTGGGTTGTGAGTTTGAGTAAAAATCACTATCACATCTAcagatttaaatgtgtgtcaagtcaataataaacaataataagatataaatataaataaagagaaaaaacaagatTAGAGACTTTTACGCTGAGTTTGAGTGGCCTGCTAAAATAGCTTTCATTTCTACATATTATGTGCATTGTTGAAATAACTGTGATATTTAGTGAAAATAAAGATtttgatatttaaaatataaaaccaacctGATAAACATTACCCAGCACAACCAGTAGGACAGCTTAATATTTGCCTATattgaattaaagctgcaagcagcattgcgggcccaaacacatgtttacaacagaaatttccggctaccagtaggtggcgctgtgacggtatcatcctattagcatatatatatgttcagACTCgtgtccatagcagtactgtaagattttgtccacattgcatgaagtatgttggtggtactgcagaaaaaacAGTATTTCTTTGTAATGTTGAAttgtcaactttgaggccacgccccctccacgccgtaacacttttgaaagagttttggaatgcgttttttgtcttgtctcctTTGACGACATCAGTggactgttgacatggcaacgcACCAAGCTAAATCAAAGAGGCTACTGTGATATTTAGTGAAAATAAAGATtttgatatttaaaatataaaatcaacCTGATAAACATTACCCAACACAAACAGTAGACcagcttaacattaaaatgtgcCTATATTGAATTATTAATAAATagatttctttttatattttaaatttttaCAACTAGGTTACTTACAAGTTCTTTGTTGAGATCCACGACTTGAAACTTGAGTGCGAGAGTGGCTTAATACTTTCAGTTTAGTAATTGATAGACACCCGTTTGAAGTTTACCCTttgcaggaaaacaaagaatCTCATTAAGTGcaaaattttattttatctaatttgattttatttattgtatatatatgtatatacaatATATTTTTCAAGAACGTTTGTGCTGAGATATTGGGGGAAAAAAGTAGAACTTTGTAGTTGGGTGGTTAAAACAATCAGGCATCACTCAGGGCAGCCCCAACCAGAGGGTCCTCCGTTGAAGGACCCCGTGAAGAGAAGAGGTAAACAAGAGATGCGTTGTGTTATTTAATACACAATCATCAATTTTAGTTGAATATCGTTGCACCTAACTGCGTGGAGCTGACCAAGACGTGATGACAGAAGACAACGAACTGGAAAAGTATGTTTTTATCTCGCTATTCATTCTCATTTACCGCACACTCGGCTCGGGCTTGAGCACACCTCTCGGTAGTTTACCTCCTAACACCTAACACCGCCTCGTCGCTCGCTGGGTATTTTTGGGTCCCAGCTGTTGTATTTATTTGGTTGTAAGACGAGTGAGGGTGAGTGGTGGTTGTCAGTAACCCTGCCTTCATACTATTATCTGCCTGCGCCGGGTGGTTAAAGGTCGGCTAAATCAGTGATCTCCTCTGCGGGAACTGTGCTGATTCAGCAGCTGGGGTCAAATCGGGACACTGCCGCTGTCCCTCATTCACTCCTAATGACTCACTATGTCTTATACACTCTGCATCACTTTTTTTGGCTTAATTAAATTATCGCCCATTTGGTTCCCTCTCGAGGGCTTTGCGCCATATTTGTCCTCGGCTTCTCTCCATATCTTCCCCTTCACATGactcattttgtgtttttccttacTTATCCATCGAGGCGTGCGATCGAGGAGCTCCTCAAGGAAACTGACAGAGCTCGGGTGAGAGCAGAGACCATGGGCCCTGCAGGATGGTGAGCACTGTGTTTGACATGCCATCTGTATCAGCCTGCACACATCTGTCACTTGTTGATGTCTGACTCTCAGCTGTGAAAGacattttgtgttatttcagtCTTACTGCGGTTTGTATAGATCTCATGTAAGTGTAAGTGTAAGTTGTTTGTGACAGTTTGTAATTCCCACATAAAGAAAAGTCCCTCAATAACACTAAGACTCCTTAACATATTTGGTACAAACTGTAGGTCTGCATTATAAATGTGGTGTCCACAGTCTGTCAACATCTGGATTTTGAGATCCATATTCTGCATATTTATAAATGCACCGTGTAAGCAGATAGCTGGTTGTGATGTCATTGTTATTAATATCAATATATCGATCAGAGAAGTGCAACATATTCAACCTGCTGTCTTAAACCATCAGATAGTTGAACTAAGTgtgcctgtctcctcctctgtcaggtTGAAGTGCCCTCTGCGGAGTACCAACAAACGTTTCCTCCTCAACACGCTGCGCTCCACCGGCCTGCAGCGGCACCACGGTGAGCCCAGAGCCGGACACtccaccacaagagggcgccaaAGGAGCGAATCCCCACACAGACGCTGCGACCGCAGCAGAACACCTCCCAGAGAGAGGCCACATGTAACGAGTAATGAAGGCCACACGGGCCATAAACATCACCATGATCACAGGGGCAACCGCAGAAACAAAGATAAGAAGCTGGATAGTGACAAGGACAGACGTTACAGACATGGAGGCGACAGAGACAGGAGACATGCGGACTCACAGAACAGAGACAAAAGACAGACTTCATGAATGAAACGCTGTACCTTTGTTTGCTCCCCCAGAGAAAGCAGGAAGCACAGAGACTAGAAACTACAACACACACCTCACAGAGCAACAGCAGACAGgctgtccttctcctcctgtcaAAACCAGAGGACTTTAACTCACTGCTGATAAAGAcatttttctacaaaaaaagttttattaaCTCAGAATAGGCTTAGCTGAAACATTAAATAGCTCACACAACCATCAGCTAAGATATtagttgtttttctgccttttagCCAAAATGTGAGACCAAAgctcatatttattttttttaattttgtgtcCTCTTTTCTCACGTGGTTTGGTTTAGTTGTGTTTCATCAACAGCAAGTGATGTTTGATCTCAATTATAATGTCATTACTATTCTTCTGTCGTTCAGTGGTCATAGTGTTTACATAAGCCGTGCTGCTGTCGCCACTGGGTAAGCACATTTTATCGCGTCAAACATTTTTGACATGTATATATGGGCTATCAGAAACGGTTGTGTTTGTCAAAGGAGACAAAAATGTTGTCCTGACACTCCTACATGTACCTGAGTCCTCGTGGACAAAGGATAATGCCAACAGCAACGTCTCTGTTATAATAACACAGATTAAACCCCTGTAGACATGTTTTTGTTGGGTTCCAGAGCAGCAGATGGACTTTGAAAGTGTTAAAAGgtatttatttctttctccATCCATTTGGCCTGTCTTCCTGTGTTTGAGCTCTTTTTATTGTTCCACAGTGGTTTATACACGGGAGAAGGTTCTTTGAATTACGCATAGGTCCATTACGCAAAAAATCTGCGTCTGGAAAGTTAAAATGCGTTTAATGCTCCTCATGCTTCATAAATCACGTTGTCTGTCTGCACTGTAGTGGAGAATAGCTTCGGTTAACTGTTTCCTTCCTCTTTGAAACGATGATCAAATATAAACACCATTAAGCCATAGTGCAGGCGGCGTTTTGTATAGAATTGGTTTACTTGAACTTTATTGCATCACTGAGTGCCCCATTAAGATACCGTGGAAAGTGCCATAATTGCTTTTGAAGAACCCAGTGCAAATAGTGTATTGATACCCACTATCACGGTAAAAGCCTGGTTGTCCTGCACTGTTTACATGTAAACAAGTTGGCCCTTTTCTTGTAGACATGTGGCATAAAGTATTCCCGGTGAGCTGGCAGAGATTGTGGAGCGTGCACCACGCGCACGGCGGTTAATTGAGTTCAGTTGCTCACTCCATCCTAATTGGTTTGCCACGAGAGCTGATGTTTAATGGGGCGAACGCGCGGCCGCTAAAGGCTAATGGCGAGCAAACATGGCGAGAGTGCAGAGAGCGCGCCAGCtcccagcagctgtgtgttttgttgtcaccGAGGGCCCTCTTCTTACAGGGTCCGTGGGACCGTGCGTGCCAAGCGGTGTTAAATGATGCATTTACAAAAGTGTAATGggaacattttaaatgtcagaaaAGAGCAGACAGGTGAAAAGGGGGCCGTGGAAATAGGCTGTGGTGTTTGAGCTTTTCACCGAGTTTCCAAGACAACTGTCTCCATCCAGGCCTCTTATCTCGCTGGTCAACCAATGTTTGCGCCCATACATATCGATTTATCAGCCAGTGTGCAGACAAGAGATATATCCATATAAATTGTAGATGGCTGCATTGTTTGAGGACAATCCAATATGTCCTATGAGAGAAAGGTGTTCCCGCCGTGCGCTCTAGACTAACCTCTTTATGTGGAGGCAGGGCTTTGCAGATTCACCTGTGTTGCACACACTGGTGATGCCAGGTAAACGTTGTGGTGTTTACAGAGTGGCATTGATTTACCCCCAGTTCTGTTCAATTTACTGAAAAAATCCCACAGGCAGCAGATTATCCTGGAACCTGTGGGCTGTGGGTCTGCCGTGTAGAGCAAACAGTGAAACCAATGGCTCGGGCGCTGCCGCGTCACATGGTGACAGGAGTGACACACCTGTGAGGAACCGTGAGGGCCTCGCAGTTGCGCCAGAGACAGCTGAACGTCCACGCTGAGGCAGGGCGCAGGTAGTACGGTACATGTGCGCGCAGACGGCCCCGCAGCCACGGGTCATCGCCAGCCATGAATCGGGAagatcattattatcatcatcccGCTCAGGTGTTCAAAGACTCCTGCGCTTACCAGAGATCACAGGTTGATGACTACAACCACAGCCCGCCGCCCTGCCTCTACATGAGCAGACAGGTCCACACCGTCTACACACCGCCATCCATGGGAGCCTTGGAGCAGAACAGCCTCTCTGACATTGGCCCTGCTTACAGCCTACACAGCATGCGTGAGGATCCGGGTGTGCCCCAGCTGCACCACTCACAGGGGCTCCAGCAGCAGACCATCCAACCTCCAGGGTACGGTGACGCGGGGGAACAGAGCAGATATCACCTCCCGTTCCCCTGGATGAAAACCACCAAATCACACTCACACGCCTGGAAGGGACAGTGGGCAGGTAAACCCTGAGTTCTGTTAATTACTGTCATACTTTAAAGAATGTGGAAGCAGCTTTTTCCTTCAAATTAAAATTCATGTGAACAATTTTGTCACAACATTCTCTGTAGTCAAAGCAGTTTGGGGCCCATAATGACGTAACAATATGACCCTGGGTGTTTCAGTTTACCTTGTCAGTCAATCTGTGAAAGGGCCGGAAGGTTTGTACGTGTCTTTATCAGCGCTTATTGTCAAGAAAAAATGCGTTTTTGTCCGAGCAAAACATTTCACAAATCCGCCTTTATCTAAAGTTATCAGGGGCCGTAAACAGCCAAGCCTCTGCGTTTCTGATTTATGTGCTCTGCTAACACGGAAGAATGACTTATAAATAtagctttaaataaactgtataATGTGAAGTTTGCAACTTactgtttagtttagtttctAACAGCTTAGAGCGTTTTAGaattcattttaataaataaaactctATAATGAGCGTACGCGTAAGCCTACGACCAAAATACGTCACGGAAAAAGTCCTACAAAAACAAAGTCATAAAGTTTTCAACCTTTTCTTGTatcagacaaaaacatttatattacTTTGATAGCTTTTACTACTGCCGTCTCAATTTCGGCGAGGCTCGACGCTCAGCCTTTGTGTTAAAACTGAGGTAAATATACTTTAATATGAACATTATATTAATTGTTCATTGTTAATATAGTGAGGATGTCGAATAGACATTGCTACACATTTTTCAaaattatgttttattatat
This portion of the Parambassis ranga chromosome 20, fParRan2.1, whole genome shotgun sequence genome encodes:
- the si:ch211-140b10.6 gene encoding protein POLR1D codes for the protein MTEDNELEKRAIEELLKETDRARVRAETMGPAGWLKCPLRSTNKRFLLNTLRSTGLQRHHGEPRAGHSTTRGRQRSESPHRRCDRSRTPPRERPHVTSNEGHTGHKHHHDHRGNRRNKDKKLDSDKDRRYRHGGDRDRRHADSQNRDKRQTS